Genomic segment of Malania oleifera isolate guangnan ecotype guangnan chromosome 7, ASM2987363v1, whole genome shotgun sequence:
ATCACAgagattcacacacattcacaagCAATCACAGAGATTCACACACAGCACAGGTGAGAGAAATCAAAGAGATTTGATTGAGAGAGGAGAGGACAAAGTCAAATAGAAAATCGAGAGAAGGCTAAGAGTTTGGATCATGGCCTGAAAGAGTTTCAAGGCAAAGATTCAGGGTCAAAGGCTTGAGGAACAATAAAGTAAAAGACTAGGAGTAGAAAGGATCAGAAAATAAGTGACTTTGGACAAGAAGACTGGAGGAATTGAAGACCTAAGgttggctttgttttttttttaatgtttggctctatttttcatgtttaatAATATAATGCAAAAATCATTCTGAAATTGACCCATTAAACCGAAGTTGTCCCGTTAACTTGACCCATTAAACTGGATCCAACCCACTTTGACCAGTGACCCTAATGACTTGAGACCCAGGTTCATTTTGGACTTGGGTCCCCAATGACCCTAATGACTTGAGACCCAGGTCCATTTTGGACTTGGGTCCATTAACCCTTGATTCTGCTTTCAGCCCAAAGATAACCCAAAGCCCAAATAGGTTAGGCCCAAGTCcgtcttcaatttttttattttttttttaaaagggtgACAAGCCAAAAGCCCAAATCCTAGTTAAAAtcccaaagcctaaaccccaatTTTAAAAAATCCAAAAACCCAAAAGCTCAAACCTTAGTTAACAAGCCAAAAGCCTAAAGCCCAGACCTTAGTTAATCTACTTAAGCCCAAATCCCATATTGGGTTCAGACTAGCTCATTGAATATTAAAGCCTAGGATTTTAAACTAAGTTGGGTCTAGACCAATTAGTTGACCTAACCCATTCAAACTTATCAGCCAAAGCCCAAGCCCAAAGCCCTAGTATCTAATCCAATTAGACTTCGGCCCAGTCACGGGCCATGCCCAAACATTCGAACTAGCCCAATCACTGGTCAAACCCAATTAGGCCTAACTTGAGCCTCTCAACCTAACCTAACTTGAGCCCCTCAACCTAACCTAACTTAACTTGAGCCCCTCAACCTAACCTAACCTTACTCGAACCCTCCCCCCAGGCCCAGATTAAACGCTAACCCAACCTAGCCCCAACTCGGGTCATTTGACTCAACCTCGTCGTCCTCCTTGGACAACCATAAACTATAAGAAATTCTaccaagaaaaatagaaaaatggagCAGATAAAgaccaaaagaaaaataaaaaggaaataagaAATAATGGAGAGGGTAGACTTATCTTTGAGGTTCCTTGCGATCGAGGTACAACCATAGGGCAAAAAGCTTGACCTTCGTATTCTCCAGTGCCTgctaaaaagagaaaataaaagaagattAAATAATAGCAGAGAATAGAGAAGAGAAACAGAAGAGACACGAGCGAGAGAAGGTAGAGAGGAAACCAAGAATAGAAGAGAAAATAGAGGTAGAGAGAGAGATCTAGGAGAGAATGGGAATTGGAATCAAAAAAGAAAGAGAGTCTATGAGagcaagaaagaaaagagaaagaaacaaatgGAGAAACAAAGAAGAacggagagagggagagagagttgcGAAGAACAAAGGatgagaaagagaggagagagaaatgaaaTGGGAGAAATGAGGAGATAGAGagggaaaaaaatttatatggGGGTTAATGGGACACATGTCACAGTTCATACGACGACACGTGGTGCAATTAGAGTTGTTTCTTTTAAGGGGCAACATGGAGCGATCCTCACCGTCCAATTTGTGTTTTCTCAAGAAAATCAAATTACTATCAAGTCAACAATTTGTGATTCCATGTCAAAAATTTTGGGCCACTCAAGATCTGCCACATAACAGATAACGTCACGCTGGAAATTATTTTTGTGAACTGTCGGTTTActtatttttgtttaaattatttttaaaattaattttaaatttttacaaatatggaaaaatcaaagaaaaattagggaaaaaaaaaagttaggaaaattattttgaaaataagaaaaatagttgagttattttgactcaaataaaataaaatggaaaataaaaatacctaaaaattaaaaaaatatgggaatatttttaaatattctcTTGCTTAAAATATGatgattttacttgattttttTGTGTGTGCGTCTCAATAATTTAATAAAGGGTAAAGAGATATTTCAGATCTCATTTATATTAGTTTTGAGAGAAATTTATCTAACAAAATCCTCCTATTTAAAAGTTTTATTGAACATTCTTAAATCATACCgtagttattatttttttaaaaaagttttattcattcatttatttgtttgtttgttttaaaagagttgataaaaaattattaaatttaatttatgaataaTTCATGATTAAATTGGCGTCGTTCCTAAAACGTGTACACAAGGATTGCTGACGCATTCTCCTCGCTAATGATTCAGAGGTGATGCGATTGTAGGCATGGGCGGTAGCCGTAGGCGCATCACGGTTTTCAAAAGCCACAAGGAATTTGGAGAGCTGTATGGAGTGGGAAGGGATGAACGAACAGTAGCATTGGGAAAAAAGGGAGCCAAATACACCAAACGGACTCATTTTAGCTATGGGATTATTAAGGAGGAAACCGGCACAATGTGTTTTGGGATCCTAATATATTTCGTTGCCTTGTCAAAATAaaacaagattcatcactaataattatatTGGTTCTGAAATTTTGTGAtggatttaaaatattttttttcaaatactaaattatatttacaattaataaataaacatataacgAAAATATAATTCATGCAATCATctctttattaattaaaaattttaaaaaataactaaagtTTGAATAAACCGTTTTATTTTTCCTTTGGTTTGTTTAAAAATAGCAATGAACTAACCATTTCAAGCGTTCggaaaagattaaaaaagaaaCCAGCTAAGAGGACGTAATTTGCGTGGTTATCAATTGACCAGCGCAACTGCCTCTCTCCTTACCATCACCATTCCAAATGTCCCAAATAAATACCTCTCCCTCCACCTCTTGCTGCAGCCGCTACCCCCGTCAGCGGCTGAAGGTGGGATCCAACCGTCGCAATGTCATCGCCCGCCGGAGCCCCCACCCTCCTCCCCTTACTCATCTCCGCCATCTCTCTCCTCCTCTTAACCGTCACCGTGGCCGCACAAGGGCCGCTACCGCCGCCGCCCGCCACCTCAGCACAATCTCCCGTCAGCCCTGCGCCGCCGAACCCTAATGGCAGCGCCGGGAACTTGACCGCTGCTGTCCGCGGCTTCGCACCTTCGCGCGAGTTCTTAGTCGCTCACAACAAGGTACGGGCGTCCGTAGGGGAGCGGCCGCTGCGGTGGGACCGTGCGGTCGCCAGGCACGCGCGGGATTGGGCCGCTCGCCGCGCGGCGGACTGCCAGATGAAGCACTCGTACGGTAAGTACGGTGAGAACCTGTTCTGGGGCAGTAGGGACCACTGGACCCCAACCGAGATCGTGCAATCCTGGGCGAGCGAGGACAAGTACTACAACGCGCAGAATAACGCGTGCGCTGACCGCAAGATGTGCGGCCACTACACCCAGGTGGTGTGGAAGGACACCGCGCGTTTAGGGTGCGCGGCGGTGAAGTGTGCGAGCGGTGGAATGTTCGCGATCTGCTCCTACGACCCGCCTGGGAATTACATGGACGAAAGCCCGTTCAGCCCCTCCAACCAGACTCACGCCGGAAATTAATCCGCCGCAGCGATTGCCATCGACGCCGGTGTCTCCGCCGCCGCCGACTGCGTCAACGGGATCGGGCGCGCAGCCGGCAATGCATCCGCAAGGAGCGGGGAAGGCGTGAAGGATTGGAAGGGTTTGTGGGTTGTCTATTGGGCGCTGAGCTTTGGCCAAGGGTTTATGAATAGaatgaaattaattattaatttatttaatttattttttatattaagtATCAAAATTTTATGCTATGATCGGTGTGTTATTCCTGAATCAATATTTcatgaataaaatgtaatattaattTGTTAAAGTTTTTTAGGAGAATATTCTGACTATATCTAATAATTTTAACtggattaaattttttaaataaaaaattacaatatATGGGGAGACTTTTTGTTGGAGATAAGTGATAAATAAATACTGGGTAagtttttcctttttgattttctcTCATCCCAAACAGAAGTTGATGACAAGCATAACATGGTTTCTCTCGTGCATATATTGTGAGAAAGACAAGAAAGTACCATATTTGCTAATTGAACACATACAACTTCCAAGCGCTTCACATGCCAACCATAGGGTCACCTCCTGGCCTGCAAGTACAATCAAGCAACCATCTTTCGCAGTACTCACTCCCAGCCCAGAGAAATTCCAGCAGCTCCTTTAGTCTAGATATTCAGGGTGAATATTTCATCACTTCAAAAGCAGAGTAATTCAGTGCAAAATATACAATTCCATATGGTTTGCATGAGATGGCGGCCGGGCCTCAAGATTTATATTGCCCGTGCTCTATGCCATCATGCGATAGTTTCGATCACATAAGGAGTAATTAACGACTCAAAACTTCAATCCAAGCAGAAGACTTTGGTTTCTAACTGGTAGGCCTTGGTGAAGAAGGCAGGCCAACAAAGGTACGTCGACATGATGCTGCTAACAGTTGATGCCCCGATGAGCATATTCATCACTACGATCTGCAGTTGGATGGCCTCGAGAGGGGAAGCTCCTCCCATTATAAGGCCAGTCATTGCACCAGGAAGAGAGATGAGGCCTACTGTCTTGGCATTATCCAGGACTGGGGAAAGTGCGATAACCAGAGCCCTTTTCACCTGCTGGAGGGTGGCCTGCCGCGGAGTTGCTCCAAGGGCCAATGCTGTCTCCACCTACAAACAGAGTTAAAAGATCCAATCAACCCGGCATTTCATCAATGGGAAATTTTCATTACTGCAAATGACTCACATTTGGGAACTGCAAATAATAATGATTCCCATAGTAAATTACACAAATCCCTTCAGTGAATAATTCCTCAAGTTTCAACTTCAGCTTTGATGGGATCATGAACAAGGACTTGAACCTTGTTCAATGTAAAATACCCCACGTGAATGATATGGATTCCACATTAAGGGTATATGCCCATATCTTAAAGGATATTGAATGAATGTATTTATGGGTTAACATGAAAGAATTAGCTTAGAATTAATGAGATATTTATGGCTGAAAGTTTGAAGGGTAttcctatattatatatatgcgtgtatatatatatatatatattagctattGTTATGGGGAGTAGTTGTAAGGGCAAGCAAATCAAGCTACGCAAAGGAAAAGAGAGATAGCGAAGAGAAAGGAAAAGCTAAGTTCATAAGCTCTAAGGGTTAGCTGAATGGTGATGTTGGCTACAAagtaaaagaaaggaagaagaaagacatAGGAAATTGTCATTTCTCTGTCTCTACTCTCTGATCATCAGAAAATCCTATAAATCTattgaaggaaagaaagaaattgaaaaaacaGTGGGAGAAACGATTTTTTTAAATTCTCCGGGTGTTCTTCTTGATAGGTTCGATATGGCTGATTCTGGTGTGTAAAGTTTATAGTTTATGATTTGTTTATTTTCCGCATAACAAgttattgatgtgaagttcatgataattgaagatcctgTTGGctgttatttttaaaagttttctaacatgtggtatcagagacatGGTTGAAATTATCATAATCTTCCTTCCATGATGAAGATCGTTTCTTTTAACCCCATACAATCTTGTTATGGGTTCGTATAGATGTTCATGATATTTTCTAGAATCAAATTGAAAAAATTCATATGATAAATGATTACTGAAAATATATGTGATAGTTGATGGATTTATGGGGATTTTTTGTTGATCTAaaaattttcttacatgtggaccgtcgatggttttccccTGTATAGTGATATTAAAGTAGGGTTGCTGAATGATATGCAtacaaataattttattataacttGATTAATAATGGAACACTCACATGTTATGCATGCATAAGCTAAagaattttacatgaaagtaagtaaaattcttatattgggGAATTGATTATTTGCTGTAAATTATGGATAAATCTTTGCTAAGTAAGGTATCAGTCAATGTTTTTATTATGGTTAGTATGTTGTCATTAAAGTGATCTTACTGAGAAAAGTTGATTGAAATATAATCTAGCAAAGAATAATAACAAAATGTTTATTTGATTATTATGGCTAGCCCAAGGGTGCATcaactttcaaataatcattgaGTTAATCGGAATAATTGAAAGAATGATAGTGAGATTGGGATGTCTGCCCAAAGGTGATAGACCAGTTGAACTTTataaaggttatcaattatgTCTGGGTGAATGAAAATCACTATTAAAAGTACATGTAAAGggttagtatattgcataagttgatccaaagattgaacgcaatttactaatgaaaagtttaaactcaaagcattaatgtagtGAGCATTTTGTGTTATTGCAGTGTCTGTTCCTGTTTCATTGCATTCGCTGGCTTCTTCTATTATGATCTTCAATGGGACAAATTTCTCTGATTGGAATGAGCAAATTCAGTTTCACCTTAGTGTTCTGGATCTGGACTTAGCTCTGTGAATGGATAAGTCGGCTGCTAATACTGATGCAAGCAGTTCAGAACAGCGAGCTTTGTATAAGTCATGGGAAAGATCGAATAGATTAAGTATTATATTTATGCGaatgtgtatagaaaataacATTAAATTAACACTCCATCAACTAGATAAtgcaaaggaatatcttaaggcaATGGAGGATAGATTTCATTCAGGTGATAAGTCCCATGCAGGAAGGCTAATAGCTGAACTGACCACAATGAAATTTGATGGTAGTAAAGAATGAATAAACATGTCCTTGATATGACTAATATGGCTGCTAGACTTAATACTCTGTgaatgaatgttgatgaaagcttccttgttcagtttattttgaactTTTGCCTCCTCAGTACGGTccttttcagattcactataacaccattaaagaaaaatggaatgtgaatgaattggcaagcatgttagttcaagaagaggcaagactCAAACAACAAGGACAACATTCAATTAATGTCATGAGTCATGCAGTTggaagtaagggaaataaatcaAAGAAAGTTTTAAAGATAGATCCATTGAAGGTGGCGGGTACTTCGTATGGTGGTGAGGCTCGCAAGAAGGAACATTATGGACCGAAGTATTACTTTTGTCGtggctatgggcatttaaagaaaagtTGCCTGAAACATAAAGCATGGTTCGAAAAGAAATGGATACCTTATG
This window contains:
- the LOC131160366 gene encoding pathogenesis-related protein 1C, giving the protein MSSPAGAPTLLPLLISAISLLLLTVTVAAQGPLPPPPATSAQSPVSPAPPNPNGSAGNLTAAVRGFAPSREFLVAHNKVRASVGERPLRWDRAVARHARDWAARRAADCQMKHSYGKYGENLFWGSRDHWTPTEIVQSWASEDKYYNAQNNACADRKMCGHYTQVVWKDTARLGCAAVKCASGGMFAICSYDPPGNYMDESPFSPSNQTHAGN